A genomic region of Miscanthus floridulus cultivar M001 chromosome 3, ASM1932011v1, whole genome shotgun sequence contains the following coding sequences:
- the LOC136542932 gene encoding E3 ubiquitin protein ligase DRIP2-like, with protein MRIRGRKAPPGASPCPDSDGTAVAQPAREGVGGSGDVADAEAMVRCSSMAPCLTCVLCGGFLHDRDAITMPECLHAFCRECIEHFTHVNINSCPKCNIDLGFNPLKKLRTDHSLQHIISPKHPAFVPLPSPSSQGHAVDHSAKKTDAYLMGAAGAGPSWPTPAANSGNQQGGAQREHTPMSLSKGEQCIKELQGMEGYRVEASEKKHSR; from the exons ATGAGAATAAGAGGCCGAAAAGCCCCACCTGGCGCTAGCCCGTGCCCCGACTCCGACGGCACAGCCGTCGCGCAGCCTGCCAGGGAGGGGGTTGGTGGGTCCGGCGACGTCGCGGATGCAGAGGCGATGGTGCGCTGCTCGAGCATGGCGCCGTGCCTCACCTGCGTGCTCTGTGGTGGCTTCCTCCATGACCGCGATGCAATTACCATGCCTGAGTGCCTCCATGCCT TTTGTAGGGAATGCATTGAGCATTTCACGCACGTGAATATTAACAGCTGTCCTAAGTGCAACATTGATTTGGGCTTCAATCCACTGAAGAAGCTCAG AACTGATCATAGCCTTCAACACATAATCTCACCCAAGCATCCAGCATTTGTTCCACTGCCATCGCCTTCTTCCCAAGGTCATGCGGTTGATCATTCAGCCAAGAAAACAGATGCATATTTGATGG GGGCAGCAGGAGCTGGACCTTCATGGCCAACGCCAGCTGCCAACAGTGGAAACCAACAAGGAGGCGCACAGCGGGAACACACACCAATGTCTCTGAGCAAGGGAGAGCAGTGTATAAAGGAGCTACAAGGAATGGAGGGCTATAGGGTTGAGGCAAGTGAGAAAAAACATTCCCGCTAG